In Juglans microcarpa x Juglans regia isolate MS1-56 chromosome 1S, Jm3101_v1.0, whole genome shotgun sequence, the genomic stretch AAGGATTGCACTACAGAATGCCCCTAACCACAAGACCTTTTTTGGACGAGGCTTAGGTTTTCACACCGACGACAGAACCGTGTCTCGTCGTCACGTTCTGTTTGAAGTTAAAACCTCCGACGACAAAAGCCGGAGCCAAACGGGGACTACGGTTTCGTTTGAGGTTGTTGGGAAGAACCCCATTTGGGTGAAGAAAAGTGGGTGTGGAGAGATCAGGGTTCATAGGAGCGGTGAGAAGGGTGAGGTGGCTGCCGGTGATTGTTTCTGCTTGTCTGGTAAGAGGCCTGTTCGGTTCAGTGTCCGGGGAAGGGGATTTGGAGCGGCAGAGAAGAGGGTTTTGGGTAGTGAGGATGAGTTGGATGCAAGTTTGACGAGTGGGTTTGAATTTGGTGGGATTGATGTTTCAGAGATTGACCCTGTTAAAGGTATGCCTTTTCGGTTTCTGACATGTTTCGCTATAATTTGgtgtgtttggttgctgagaaaaatGTAGGAAAACAAATCGATGTGAAGGTTAGGGTATCTGACTCGGGATTTTTTTCGTTATGTCCAAATTATTGGGGACAAACTTGGTTTTTATCAAAGTAGAGAGGATCAGTATGCTACGGAAAATCAATATGTAGTTTAGCCTTTTAGGAAATTCCGATTACTTCTTCATGCTGGCGTGTGTCGTATCACCCGTCTCCCCATTTTGTATTACCGATATTTTCAGCAATTAGCTCAGCATATACATCTGAATGATCTTCTGACTCACTAGCCGATATATCTTTCACGAGGTTAAGTGGTTTATGGCTACCCAATATGGGGTCGATTTTTGTTTGTCACAGAATTTACATCTctgcttttattcttttatgcTAAATCCATGGCTTAACATTCTCTCCTACTTCTCCCGCTTAGGAATTGTATAATGATTAGAGTGAGGAAACGATCATTGTTGATAGTAAAGATGTATCATATATGTTAATTTTGCTTTACATTTTCATGGTGGCATGTATTCTAGCTTGGCAATAGCACCTCACATAtggagtaattctacatacaaccatGAAGTGCGTAAACACTGTgtagtcactttgaaaaagagcggagtccactattaaaaattaattttttttttcacgtgggtcctatgttttattcacttttttcaaaacaattacgcgacggttgcacaattcacggttacaaatatcttttctcttttctaaaaTATTGACCTTAACGTCACCAttggagaaatattttttgttgtagcTATTTCTGGCATggatacttttttcttttgcaaagtGTGTATGTATGTGAGCATATGCATATGGAGACCCTGTGATACCTACAACCTATTTTCCACGCTGAATTGTGGTTTGTTCTATTGCCTTCTTACGAAACATAATTGTACTTCTGCAAATTTATTCTATTCAAGTGTCTGTAAGCAGGTTTACCGGttgaatttatttaaatttcaaattttatgccACAATGCTtcgattaattatttttgtccaCAAACTGCAGAGTTTGGTTTTCTTGTGATGGGGCATGAGTTTGATCACTATCCCAAGCAAATGATCCGGGATATAAAAAATTGGGACTGGTTTCTTGAGGAACCTGGAAGAGATAGCGATGACGATGCATATCTTGAGAAGAAGGTAAAGAGGGGTGtgatgagaaagagaaggaaagctGATGGCAATGATGATGACAATTGGACTGGCGAGAGTGGTGATGACGGTGAGCTTGTTGCAAAACTGAGAAAGGTTGAGAGACCTAAGTATCCCACAAGATCAAAAGGTGCAAAAGCTAGCAGAGATTCTGCTCAAAAGAAAGCTATAGGTGAtgcaaatgatgatgatgaaacaCTTGGAGGCTTtattgttgatgatgatgatgatgatgtggaacaagaagaagaatctgatgaagatgaagaagagggaggagaagAATTAATTGAAGATGACAATGACTGTGACCAAGAAATAGATGATTAATGTCAATAGAAGGACCAGGTACATAAGTTTGGAAATGATACTCGGGATGAATAGTTGCTGTCAATTTCAAGGGAGGAATAGTTTCGTATATGTAGTTTGTTTTGCATCATGATTAGCTTGTCTGAGAaagaatttcattttatgttgtaAAAGATGGAATCTTTCAAGTTAAAATGTTGAAAGAGAAAGTCTTCAACATCATGCTGCATTTAGTTTTGATGTTTTGGTTAGGTGCAGTGGCTCCATCTCATTCTCTTTATGTGATATAAACTTATCATTCCTCGAATGCTTGATTGAGACATATTTTAGGCATGGCTCTGGAAAAGGTTAACCATGGGATCTTTCAATATTCTAAAGactaatgctagatacagttatGAATTGTGCAAGTATCgcatatttctttaaaaaaaatgtggttcactattaaaaaaattaattttttatgtaggtcttatatttatttatttttttttaaaaagagagcGCGGTGTTTGTTcttctgaaaaaatgaaaatgtcaattatttatttaaaccaTGCAAGACTGACTTGCTATCACAAATGAAAATGATCTATATATTGTATGTTACGATTTCACAAATATTGacaaattaatttgattttatatagtTTTCACACGTATTTATATGGAGACTAATacttataaaatcttaattattgaaaaatattttcatcgtACGATTGAAAATAATAgtgtaaagaaataaaaacagttTGCGGGGTCCAACTGATACGGTGATACCCACACGTAGTTACAACTTGATTGGCCTGTGCACTGCACGCTCTACATACTCACGTGACCCACAGCACcctcatcatcatcgtcatcatttTCTCCGTCTTATGAAACCCAGAACTCCTCGCTCAAGTCGCTcgctccctctctttttcttaataattaccCTCCCTCCTCCATATTCCCTCGGTTTCCATCCCttagggtttgttttttttttttttttctcgcccCATAAATCTCCAGAgaacaagaaaggaaaaaagaaaaaataataagaaatgagTAACGACAACTTCGACGTGTCAGATTTGGGCTCCGCCCTCCCCGCCGTCGCTGCCGGTATCACCAATCCCTGAGTCCTAGTATCTGTCTCTCTAAGATGATTCATATAGTTCTCCTGTATCATTGAGTTGTATATTggttcaaaaatgaaaaatttatgcTAGCTTTCTGCTATTCAAACTGAAATAAGTTCTAAGCCACgtgtttgttgttttttataGCTCTTAGTGAGGAGGATCGAGCTGGTCTGATTAACAATTCTGCTGCAGGTACCCGCCGTTGGGTAGTTTTGGGGAATCGGCTGACGTTGccgatattatttaaaaaaaaaaaaaaaaaaatcgatttcAGACATTGTTTGCATCTCAGCTAACCCATATGCGCCACTGCGCAAAAGAAACTGCGAGAACTTGTCGTCTTCGTGCTGTCGACTGAGCATTGGCCATCAACTTGATCCTCTTTGTGTCGTCGAACTCATCTGAGCATTGGCCATCAACTTGTTGTCTTCGTGCCGTCGAAACTGCGCCAGAAGAAACTACGAGAACTTGTCGACTGAGCATTGGCCGTTGACTGAGAGGAAATTGCACCGAGTAGCATGTTtctgagaaaaagaagagagaagataaaatagaaaacaagaAAGGTACATcgcccaaaaaataaaaaataaaataaaaaagtgcatCAGCCACTTCTGCCGAGAGCTCCAGCCACGGCCCACGGTGTTTCCACTCTCTTCTTCTCCGTTCAACCAGCAAAAGCGATCCATCCCCCCGAGCTCAGCCTTCGCTACACCTCCCTCTCCGAAATCCCCATATCCATAGGTAATCCGAAACCCCACCAGGCTCATGGTCCCAActatctctcatttctctctcccttcatttatttaattcattttatactTGTCCATTCCCTAAATCATGATTCAATTCAATCTATCTACGAACcgaaaaaatctgaaacccaGTCAATTAGTCTCGCAATCGAAACATAAATTTCAGTATCTTTgagattttctttctaaatttttctCTTGCTACTGGCCCTATTAATCTTTTGAAGTTCTAGGCGTCAAGATTGCTTGGGAAGCTTGCTGTATTCTGTGGGGTTCCATTGCTGTGTTCTGTGCGAGAAGAAAATGTGGGGTTCCATAAATTTCAGAAGCCAGAAATCAAAACGGTGCAAACGCACCGTTTCACTAGTGTCTACGTGGCATCTCGGGGTACGCCGGGGTTCCCCACCCCGGGTGCAGGTAGACTTTTTGTCTGATTAATGCTCTCAAGGCAAGTTTTTTTGTGCAAAACAAACATGGTTTTTGTAtagttaatgaaaaaaaaaaacaggctTGGTTTTCTGTTTTTGGCAAGAGGGTAATGAAAATGATGGCAAACATATGTTTTTGTGGCTATTTCCATGAACTAGTTTGTTTTAGCATAGAGAAAGTGGTCGTCTTGTTCATTTTTAATGAAAGCGAATAAGGCCCTGGGGATTCCTTTTCGTTTTCAATGATCCAGTTTTAAATTGCAGTGCAATTGGGTGTTTTGATTTTGGTGGCATACTTTCTGATGGTGCATTGTTGGATATATATGTTCTGATTGTTTTGCAGGATAAACTCCAGAGTTTGGCTGCTGGGCAATCAGATATTCTAGAAACTCTCTCACCCAAAGTCAGGAAGCGTGTTGAGTTTCTGAGAGGGATTCAGGTTAGCCTGCCCCTAAATTCAATCCGTTAATGCTAAGATTAAGATTAATCTATATTCTTTATTGGAATTTGCATGATATGATGTATGTATAATAGCCATATTTGGCCCTTTACACGGTTCCACGATTATTGTAATTGGTGTAATAATGGGTTTGCTTAGCATGGTTTCTTTGACATACTGTATTGCTCCCTACCCACCCTGGCAAATGGGTCAATGTTtgttaaattatcattttatttttcatctagaCTTTGGTTTACAGAAGTATTGAACAAACTGTAAGAATGTAAACCACACACTCAAGTATATCACTCAAATAATGTAACATGTACTTCAGTATAAATCTGGAACACTAAAGTAAAAGTGATTGGACTTGTTAGATTTATGCTTATACCTGTAGTATCTGTTCCAAGGCACTACTTGGCGCCTCTCTAAAGTTACCTCATCTCAAGGGTTTTCACAGGCACCCAGCTTTCCTTTGAACTCAGTGGTCTGTGTGGGTGGAGTGCTGGCTCAGATCTTCTAATATAGAGTTGAAGATAATGTTTCACATTCTAACTTTGCAGAGCCAACATGATGAGCTGGAGGCAAAATTTTTTGAGGAGAGAGCGGCATTGGAAGCTAAATACCCGAAGCTTTATGAACCACTTTACACAAAGGTATCTGTGATACTGACATGCAGTAAAATTGGCATCatatttattcaactcataTTTAGTGTTtggaatatattatatatatatttggaatactttctcaaaaaagaaaaaaaaagtatatgaaCCACAACTCAGTGTTTTTGGTTTACAAggtttgcatgcatgttcatttGTTGATTTGATCCTTGCAGAGATATGAGATTGTGAATGGTGTAGTTGAAGTTGGAGTTGCAAAAGAGACTTCTGTGGATCAAGAAGGAGATAAAGATGCTGAAGGTGCTGCTCAaaacttaaattaattttccatTTACAATGCAGAAAAAGGAGTTACCCATTTGATTTCATCTGGCAATGCAGAAAAAGGAGTGCCTGACTTCTGGCTTACAGCGACGAAGACTAATGACGCACTAGCTGGGGAGATGGGAAGGTTTGTTATCCCTCTATTGAATCGATTGTTGAATTATTATTTACTGTTTCCTCGGGTAGATCAAGGAGTGTGATGAAGGGGCTCTCAAGTACCTCAAAGATATCAAGTGGTGTAGAATTGACAACCCAAAA encodes the following:
- the LOC121247544 gene encoding uncharacterized protein LOC121247544 isoform X1 produces the protein MEVEGEDGSRIALQNAPNHKTFFGRGLGFHTDDRTVSRRHVLFEVKTSDDKSRSQTGTTVSFEVVGKNPIWVKKSGCGEIRVHRSGEKGEVAAGDCFCLSGKRPVRFSVRGRGFGAAEKRVLGSEDELDASLTSGFEFGGIDVSEIDPVKVAISGMDTFFFCKVCMYVSICIWRPCDTYNLFSTLNCEFGFLVMGHEFDHYPKQMIRDIKNWDWFLEEPGRDSDDDAYLEKKVKRGVMRKRRKADGNDDDNWTGESGDDGELVAKLRKVERPKYPTRSKGAKASRDSAQKKAIGDANDDDETLGGFIVDDDDDDVEQEEESDEDEEEGGEELIEDDNDCDQEIDD
- the LOC121247544 gene encoding uncharacterized protein LOC121247544 isoform X3, which translates into the protein MEVEGEDGSRIALQNAPNHKTFFGRGLGFHTDDRTVSRRHVLFEVKTSDDKSRSQTGTTVSFEVVGKNPIWVKKSGCGEIRVHRSGEKGEVAAGDCFCLSGKRPVRFSVRGRGFGAAEKRVLGSEDELDASLTSGFEFGGIDVSEIDPVKEFGFLVMGHEFDHYPKQMIRDIKNWDWFLEEPGRDSDDDAYLEKKVKRGVMRKRRKADGNDDDNWTGESGDDGELVAKLRKVERPKYPTRSKGAKASRDSAQKKAIGDANDDDETLGGFIVDDDDDDVEQEEESDEDEEEGGEELIEDDNDCDQEIDD
- the LOC121247544 gene encoding uncharacterized protein LOC121247544 isoform X2, whose amino-acid sequence is MEVEGEDGSRIALQNAPNHKTFFGRGLGFHTDDRTVSRRHVLFEVKTSDDKSRSQTGTTVSFEVVGKNPIWVKKSGCGEIRVHRSGEKGEVAAGDCFCLSGKRPVRFSVRGRGFGAAEKRVLGSEDELDASLTSGFEFGGIDVSEIDPVKAISGMDTFFFCKVCMYVSICIWRPCDTYNLFSTLNCEFGFLVMGHEFDHYPKQMIRDIKNWDWFLEEPGRDSDDDAYLEKKVKRGVMRKRRKADGNDDDNWTGESGDDGELVAKLRKVERPKYPTRSKGAKASRDSAQKKAIGDANDDDETLGGFIVDDDDDDVEQEEESDEDEEEGGEELIEDDNDCDQEIDD